GCCCGGACGGCAGCAAGCTGTATGTCACCGTCGGCTCGAACAGCAATGTGGCGGAAAACGGCATCGAGGCCGAAACCGGACGCGCCGCGATCTGGGAAGTGGATGTGAAGTCGGGCCAGCACCGGGTGTTTGCCAGCGGCCTGCGCAACCCCAACGGCATGGGCTGGGCGCCCGGGACCGGCGCGCTCTGGACGGTGGTGAACGAGCGCGACGAAATCGGCAGCGACCTGGTGCCCGACTACCTCACGTCGGTGACGGATGGCGGCTTTTACGGCTGGCCCTACAGCTACTACGGCCAGAACGTCGATGCGCGCGTCAAGCCGCAAAAGCCCGAGATGGTCGCCAGGGCGATTGCGCCCGACTACGCGCTGGGCTCCCATGTCGCGCCGCTGGGCATGGCTTTTTCCGAAGGCAATGCCTTGCCGGCGTCCCTGGCCAGCGGGGTGTTTGTCGGCGAGCATGGCTCGTGGAACCGCAAGCCGCGCAGTGGCTACAAGGTCGTCTTCGTGCCTTTCGCCAAGGGCCGGCCGGCGGGCCTGCCGATTGATGTACTCACGGGTTTTGTGAATGCCGAAGGCAAGGCCCATGGTCGCCCGGTCGGCGTGGCGATGGACAGGCGCGGCGCGCTGCTGGTGGCTGACGATGTCGGCAACGTGGTCTGGCGTGTCAGCAAGGCGGCAGCGAATTGAGCCGCGTGAAAAGTCGGCTCTTTCATGCGAAATTCCTATAAAAACAGGTGTTTGCGCAATAGATACGGGTTGTTCGTGCTATTTAATTTATAGCATTTAGTTTTTTCGGGGCTTGGCCTGAGTAGTCGGCTCAGGCGAAAGTCACCCAGCCGGCGTGTTCGGGCGCGTCCAGGTGCGGCAGCGTGTTGAAGGTCACCAGCCGATGGCGTTGGGGTGTGAAGGCAAATTCGGTGACCGAGCAGTTGCGGATGCCCAGGTTCAGATCGATGGTCGCTTCAAGGCTGGCGCCCAGCACCTGGCCGACGGCCGTCGCAATCGGCCCGCCGCTGGAAACCAGCAGCACATGGCCGTCGTAGTGGCTGCGGATGTGGTCCAGCGCACTCGTCACTCCGGCAACAAACCCGTTGTAGCTCGGCATGCCCCGGGGGGGGCTGGCCACGCCG
This DNA window, taken from Polaromonas hydrogenivorans, encodes the following:
- a CDS encoding PQQ-dependent sugar dehydrogenase, which gives rise to MHSSAFHPRRWRAALCLAMLGGLAACGDTAKLPPTAGMGATPTLPPPKSSLIPTVKIAPATGWPEGLAPTAMAGLNVSALATGLEHPRWLYVLPNGDVLVAETNAPPKPEDGKGLKGWFMKKAMAQAGAGVPSANRITLLRDLDGDGKAETRTVFLQNLNSPFGMALVGGDLYIANADALVRVPYQSGQTRISDAPVKVVDLPGGPINHHWTKNVIASPDGSKLYVTVGSNSNVAENGIEAETGRAAIWEVDVKSGQHRVFASGLRNPNGMGWAPGTGALWTVVNERDEIGSDLVPDYLTSVTDGGFYGWPYSYYGQNVDARVKPQKPEMVARAIAPDYALGSHVAPLGMAFSEGNALPASLASGVFVGEHGSWNRKPRSGYKVVFVPFAKGRPAGLPIDVLTGFVNAEGKAHGRPVGVAMDRRGALLVADDVGNVVWRVSKAAAN